Proteins encoded in a region of the Rhizobium sp. CC-YZS058 genome:
- a CDS encoding outer membrane protein assembly factor BamE: MSLTGPSFKSGMEHSSRSATVLRVPGALVVALGASLLAGCQSSSDILNVSQTYHQGYVVDEQTLALAPVGSSREQVLLSLGTPSTTATFDNEVFFYISQTRRRPAAFMKPKLIDQSILAVYFDKEGTVSQLAHYTLKDGKVFDTISRTTPTGGREMTFLSQLLSGNGIGKSMAKSIFADGS, encoded by the coding sequence ATGTCGTTGACGGGACCGTCTTTCAAGTCCGGCATGGAACATTCAAGCCGTTCGGCGACCGTGCTCCGGGTTCCGGGCGCCCTGGTCGTGGCCCTCGGCGCAAGTCTTCTTGCCGGCTGCCAGAGCTCAAGCGACATTCTCAATGTCTCGCAGACCTACCATCAGGGCTATGTGGTGGACGAGCAGACGCTGGCGCTCGCGCCGGTCGGCTCCAGCCGCGAGCAGGTCCTGCTTTCGCTCGGCACGCCCTCGACCACGGCCACCTTCGACAACGAGGTGTTCTTCTACATCTCGCAAACACGGCGCCGCCCGGCGGCCTTCATGAAGCCGAAGCTGATCGACCAGTCGATCCTCGCCGTCTATTTCGACAAGGAGGGCACGGTCTCGCAGCTCGCGCACTACACGCTGAAGGACGGCAAGGTCTTCGACACGATCTCGCGCACCACGCCGACCGGCGGCCGCGAAATGACCTTCCTCAGCCAGCTCCTCTCCGGCAACGGCATCGGCAAGAGCATGGCGAAGTCCATCTTCGCCGACGGCAGCTGA